A window of the Lactuca sativa cultivar Salinas chromosome 5, Lsat_Salinas_v11, whole genome shotgun sequence genome harbors these coding sequences:
- the LOC122197960 gene encoding uncharacterized protein LOC122197960: MTRSDIGSSSMKTTIDITSPYFLTYDDHPWQNFVGENLFHDDNYSDWQNEMTNALFAKNKIGFVDGTIPMPTENSADLINWKRCNAMVRGWLISSMEKETKSNVKYVVTPHDIWRDLAKRFGKENAPQAYEQRRTVTTIRQGDMTISIYYTKLWNVWDEIQSISPHPLVIGRAASVILPRNL; the protein is encoded by the coding sequence ATGACAAGAAGTGATATTGGTTCGTCTTCAATGAAGACAACTATCGACATCACATCTCCTTACTTCCTTACATATGATGATCACCCTTGGCAGAATTTCGTTGGAGAAAACTTGTTTCACGATGATAATTATAGCGATTGGCAGAACGAGATGACCAATGCTTTGTTTGCTAAAAACAAGATTGGTTTCGTTGATGGCACCATCCCTATGCCAACAGAAAATTCTGCTGACTTAATAAATTGGAAAAGATGCAATGCAATGGTACGTGGGTGGTTGATAAGTTCAATGGAGAAAGAAACCAAGAGTAATGTCAAGTATGTTGTCACGCCTCATGACATATGGCGGGATCTAGCAAAACGATTTGGAAAAGAAAATGCACCCCAAGCATATGAACAAAGAAGAACTGTTACCACCATACGACAAGGAGACATGACTATATCTATATATTACACGAAACTTTGGAATGTGTGGGATGAAATTCAATCCATTAGCCCACACCCTCTTGTAATTGGCAGGGCTGCAAGTGTAATATTACCAAGGAATTTGTAA